The Phacochoerus africanus isolate WHEZ1 chromosome 15, ROS_Pafr_v1, whole genome shotgun sequence genome has a segment encoding these proteins:
- the FGF8 gene encoding fibroblast growth factor 8 isoform X2 yields the protein MGSPRSALSCLLLHLLVLCLQAQEGPGGGPALGRELASLFRAGRESQGVSQQHVREQSLVTDQLSRRLIRTYQLYSRTSGKHVQVLANKRINAMAEDGDPFAKLIVETDTFGSRVRVRGAETGLYICMNKKGKLIAKSNGKGKDCVFTEIVLENNYTALQNAKYEGWYMAFTRKGRPRKGSKTRQHQREVHFMKRLPRGHHTTEQSLRFEFLNYPPFTRSLRGSQRTWAPEPR from the exons ATGGGCAGTCCCCGCTCGGCGCTGAGCTGCCT GCTGTTGCACTTGCTGGTTCTCTGCCTCCAAGCCCAG GAAGGCCCGGGCGGGGGGCCTGCGCTGGGCAGGGAGCTCGCTTCCCTGTTCCGAGCTGGCCGGGAGTCCCAGGGTGTTTCCCAACAG CATGTGAGGGAGCAGAGCCTGGTGACGGATCAGCTCAGCCGCCGCCTCATCCGGACCTACCAACTCTACAGTCGCACCAGTGGGAAGCACGTGCAGGTCCTGGCCAACAAGCGCATCAACGCCATGGCAGAAGATGGGGACCCCTTCG CAAAGCTCATTGTGGAGACAGATACCTTTGGGAGCCGGGTTCGAGTCCGAGGAGCTGAGACAGGCCTCTACATCTGCATGAACAAGAAGGGGAAGCTGATTGCCAAG AGTAACGGCAAAGGCAAGGATTGCGTGTTTACGGAGATCGTGCTGGAGAACAACTACACGGCCCTGCAGAACGCCAAGTACGAGGGCTGGTACATGGCCTTCACGCGCAAGGGCCGGCCCCGCAAGGGCTCCAAGACGCGGCAGCACCAGCGCGAGGTCCACTTCATGAAGCGGCTGCCCCGCGGCCACCACACCACCGAGCAGAGCCTGCGCTTCGAGTTCCTCAACTACCCGCCCTTCACGCGCAGTCTGCGCGGCAGCCAGAGGACTTGGGCCCCCGAGCCCCGATAG
- the FGF8 gene encoding fibroblast growth factor 8 isoform X3 produces the protein MGSPRSALSCLLLHLLVLCLQAQVTVQSSPNFTQHVREQSLVTDQLSRRLIRTYQLYSRTSGKHVQVLANKRINAMAEDGDPFAKLIVETDTFGSRVRVRGAETGLYICMNKKGKLIAKSNGKGKDCVFTEIVLENNYTALQNAKYEGWYMAFTRKGRPRKGSKTRQHQREVHFMKRLPRGHHTTEQSLRFEFLNYPPFTRSLRGSQRTWAPEPR, from the exons ATGGGCAGTCCCCGCTCGGCGCTGAGCTGCCT GCTGTTGCACTTGCTGGTTCTCTGCCTCCAAGCCCAG GTAACTGTTCAGTCCTCACCTAATTTTACACAGCATGTGAGGGAGCAGAGCCTGGTGACGGATCAGCTCAGCCGCCGCCTCATCCGGACCTACCAACTCTACAGTCGCACCAGTGGGAAGCACGTGCAGGTCCTGGCCAACAAGCGCATCAACGCCATGGCAGAAGATGGGGACCCCTTCG CAAAGCTCATTGTGGAGACAGATACCTTTGGGAGCCGGGTTCGAGTCCGAGGAGCTGAGACAGGCCTCTACATCTGCATGAACAAGAAGGGGAAGCTGATTGCCAAG AGTAACGGCAAAGGCAAGGATTGCGTGTTTACGGAGATCGTGCTGGAGAACAACTACACGGCCCTGCAGAACGCCAAGTACGAGGGCTGGTACATGGCCTTCACGCGCAAGGGCCGGCCCCGCAAGGGCTCCAAGACGCGGCAGCACCAGCGCGAGGTCCACTTCATGAAGCGGCTGCCCCGCGGCCACCACACCACCGAGCAGAGCCTGCGCTTCGAGTTCCTCAACTACCCGCCCTTCACGCGCAGTCTGCGCGGCAGCCAGAGGACTTGGGCCCCCGAGCCCCGATAG
- the FGF8 gene encoding fibroblast growth factor 8 isoform X1, translated as MGSPRSALSCLLLHLLVLCLQAQEGPGGGPALGRELASLFRAGRESQGVSQQVTVQSSPNFTQHVREQSLVTDQLSRRLIRTYQLYSRTSGKHVQVLANKRINAMAEDGDPFAKLIVETDTFGSRVRVRGAETGLYICMNKKGKLIAKSNGKGKDCVFTEIVLENNYTALQNAKYEGWYMAFTRKGRPRKGSKTRQHQREVHFMKRLPRGHHTTEQSLRFEFLNYPPFTRSLRGSQRTWAPEPR; from the exons ATGGGCAGTCCCCGCTCGGCGCTGAGCTGCCT GCTGTTGCACTTGCTGGTTCTCTGCCTCCAAGCCCAG GAAGGCCCGGGCGGGGGGCCTGCGCTGGGCAGGGAGCTCGCTTCCCTGTTCCGAGCTGGCCGGGAGTCCCAGGGTGTTTCCCAACAG GTAACTGTTCAGTCCTCACCTAATTTTACACAGCATGTGAGGGAGCAGAGCCTGGTGACGGATCAGCTCAGCCGCCGCCTCATCCGGACCTACCAACTCTACAGTCGCACCAGTGGGAAGCACGTGCAGGTCCTGGCCAACAAGCGCATCAACGCCATGGCAGAAGATGGGGACCCCTTCG CAAAGCTCATTGTGGAGACAGATACCTTTGGGAGCCGGGTTCGAGTCCGAGGAGCTGAGACAGGCCTCTACATCTGCATGAACAAGAAGGGGAAGCTGATTGCCAAG AGTAACGGCAAAGGCAAGGATTGCGTGTTTACGGAGATCGTGCTGGAGAACAACTACACGGCCCTGCAGAACGCCAAGTACGAGGGCTGGTACATGGCCTTCACGCGCAAGGGCCGGCCCCGCAAGGGCTCCAAGACGCGGCAGCACCAGCGCGAGGTCCACTTCATGAAGCGGCTGCCCCGCGGCCACCACACCACCGAGCAGAGCCTGCGCTTCGAGTTCCTCAACTACCCGCCCTTCACGCGCAGTCTGCGCGGCAGCCAGAGGACTTGGGCCCCCGAGCCCCGATAG